A segment of the Allosaccharopolyspora coralli genome:
GCCCGCGATCCGCTCCTGGCACATGGCCGACGTGCTCGCCGCCGAACACGACGTGCGCCTGGTCAGCGTCAACCGCGAAGGTTCCGGCACGGCCCCGGAATCGGCGTTCCCGGTGTTCACAGTGACACCGAAACAGCTGCAGAAGCAGGTGGAGTGGGCCGACGTCGTCGTGCTGCAGGGCCACATCCTCGAGATGACGCCCCAGCTCAAACGCCTCGACTCCACCAAGATCGTGGTCTGCGACGTCTACGACCCGATGCATCTGGAACTGCTGGAGCAGGGCCGCGACACCGACGACGAGCGCCGGGTCCGGGATCTCGCGGGCGTGACCGGGGTGTTGAATTCGCAGCTGGAGCGCGGTGATTTCGTCCTGTGCGCCTCCGAGCGGCAGCGGCACTTCTGGCTCGGTCACCTCGCGTCGCTCGGGCGCCTGACGCCGACCGTCTACGACAACGACCCGACGACTCGGTCACTGCTGTCGGTGGTGCCGTTCGGGCTGTCCTCGGTGCCACCGCGCCGCACCGGGCCGGCCCTGCGCGGCCATCAGCCGGGAATCGGCGCCGACGACAAGATCGTCATTTGGGCGGGCGGCGTCTACAACTGGTTCGACCCGTTGACCCTGCTGCACGCCGTGCACCGCCTCGCCGACCGGCGCAGCGACCTGCGGTTGTTCTTCCTCGGCATGAAACATCCCAACCCGGGGGTTCCCGAGATGGGGATCGCAGACCGGACCCGGCAGTTGTCCGCGCGGCTGGGGTTGACCGACAAGCACGTGTTCTTCAACGAGTGCTGGGTTCCCTACGGTGAGCGCCAGAACTACCTGCTCGACGCCGACTGCGGGGTGACGACACACTTCGAGCACGTGGAGACGACGTTCGCGTTCCGCACCCGTGTCCTGGACTATCTGTGGGCGGGGCTTCCGGTGGTGACGACGGACGGAGACTCGTTCGCGGATCTGGTGCGCGGCGAAGGGCTCGGCGTCGTGGTTCCGGCGGACGACCCGGACGCACTGGCGAACGCGCTCGACAACGTGCTCTACGACGACGAGTTCGCCGCCGCGTGCCGGGACCGCATCACCGACGTGCGGGAGTCGTTCACGTGGGAGTCGGTGCTGGAGCCGCTGACGCGGTTCTGCCGCGACCCGCGTCCGGCACCGGACCGGCTGCCGAACTCGGCGCCGCTGGTGAAGACACCTCCTTGGCACAGCGGCGAAATGCTGCGACACGACATGGACCTGGTTCGTCGGTACCTGACGGCGGGCGGGCCGACCGAGGTCGCACGCCGGGCGACCGGGAGAGTCCGGCGCATCGCGAGCGAGAAGCTGCGCGGTGGCAGGCGGAGGTGAGCCGCGGGTCCTGCTCGACGGGACACCGCTCGTCGGGGCAAGGACGGGAGTGGGGCGCTACACCGCATGCCTGATTGACGAACTGACGTCCACCGTGGACGTGTCGCTGATCGGCCTGACCCTCCGGGGTTGGCGGGAGCTGCGGAGGAAACGGCCCGAAACGGCGACGGTGACCGGGATTCCCCTGGTGGCCTCCGCCCTGCACTCCGCTTGGGCACGCGTCGAGTTCCCGCCGATCGAACTGTTGGCTCGTGGCCAGGACCTGGTACACGGTACGAACTTCGTGCTGCCGCCGTCGTGTCGCGGTCGCGGCGTGGTCACCGTGCACGACCTCGACTTTCTGAACCACGCGGAACAGCTGCCGCGACGGGGCCGCGAGTTTCCGACTCTGGTGCGCCGGTCCGTCCGGCGAGCAGCGGCCGTGTGCACGCCGACCCGCGCTGTGGCCGAGTCGGTGATCGAACGGTTCGACGTTCCCGAGCAGACCGTGCACGTCACTCCACTCGGGGTCGACAGGGCGTGGTTCGCCGCGTCGCCACCGGATTCCACGCTGCGGGAGCGATACCGGCTACCGTCGGAGTACCTGGTGTTCGTCGGTGGGGACGTGCCCCGCAAGGGACTGTCCACGGTGTACTCCGCGCTGGATCGTGAGCTGCCGCCACTGGTTCACGTCGGCCCAGCAACGACCTCGGCTCCCACGAACGTGGTGCGTACCGGCCACGTGCCGGACGAAGTGCTGCGCCGGATCGTTCGAGGCGCGAGCGCACTCGTCCTCCCTTCCCGCGACGAGGGTTTCGGGCTTACCGCGCTGGAGGCGCTGGCGTGCGGGATTCCCCTGGTGTGCTCGGACATTCCGGCGCTTCGGGAGGTCACCGACGGACAGGCCGTCATGGTCCCGTACGGCGACGCCGACGCACTACGCACCGGACTCCGGCTCGCTCTCACCACACCGCCGACCACGAGGTCGCAGCGACGCGCACACGCTGCGACCTACACCTGGCGCGCCTGCGCCGAAAGCACCCTCACCGCCTACCATCACGCGCTCGCCTGATCGCGTCCGAGAACACCGGACGGGTCACGCGGGGGCGTCACTGTGGACGAAGGCCTCCGGATTGTCAGCGAGAGCGGTGGTGAGCGACTCGCGCCACGCGGGCAGTGGCGACAGACCCGCTTCACGCCACGCCGTTCCCGACAGGACCGAGTACGCGGGACGAGGCGCCGGAAGGGGGAACTCGGCGGTCGTGCACGGACGCACCCGCTCCGGATCGTGCTCCAACTCCTCGAACACCGCGCGTGCGAATTCGAACCAGCTCGTCTGACCGGAGTTCGTGCAGTGCAGCACCCGTCGCTGCGGCCCGCGCCGTTCGCTGACCCGCCCGGCGAGCTCCAGGAGTCCACGCGCCAGATCCGCCGCCCACGTCGGCGATCCGACCTGATCGTCGACGACGGACACCGTTTCCCGCTCGACGGCCAGTCGCGCCATCGTCTTGACGAAATTGCTGCCCGTCGCCCCGTACACCCAGGACGTGCGGACGACCCACGCGTGAGCGCCCGCGTCGAGCACGGCTCGTTCCCCGTCGAGTTTCGTCCTTCCGTACACGGTCTTCGGTCCCGTCTCGGCGTCCGGTTCGTACGGCTCGGTTCCGTCGCCGCCGAAGACGTAGTCGGTCGAGACGTGCAGCAGCGGCAGCCGGCGAGCCGCACACTCCTTCGCGAGCGTGCCGGGACCTGTCGCGTTGACCGCCGCCGCGCGAGCCGGGTCGTCCTCGGCCGCGTCGACCGCGGTGAACGCGGCCGCGTTGATCACCACCGGGCGCAGGTCGGTGTCCCGCGCGGTCTCCGCGAAGGACTCGACCGCGTCGACGACCGCCTCCGGGTCGGAGATGTCCAGTTCACCCGATCCCGGTGCGTGCACCAGGCTGTGGCGGGCCCCGGCGAGCAGGCGACGCAGCTCCGAACCGAGTTGTCCGCGCCCGCCCGGCACGAGCACCGCCAGCCGGGTCATCGACGACCCCCGGTGGCCTTCTTCAACGGCTCCCACCAGTCGCGGTTCTCGCGGTACCAGCGCACCACGTCCGCGAGCCCCTCGGCGAAACCGACCTGCGGCTCGTAACCCAGCTCCGTGCGGATCTTCGTCCAGTCGACCGAGTACCGCCGGTCGTGGCCCTTGCGGTCCTCGACCGGCCGGATCCAGGACTCCCCGAGCCCCATCTCGGCCAGCAGCCGTTCGGTGAATTCCCTGTTGGTCAGCTCGATGCCACCGCCGATGTTGTAGACCTCACCCGCGCGGCCGGACTCGGCCACCAGCTGGACACCGCGGCAGTGGTCGTCAACGTGCAGCCAGTCCCGCACGTGGAGCCCGTCCCCGTAGAGCGGGACGGGCTCGCCGTCGAGCAGGTTCGTGACGAACAACGGCAGCACCTTCTCCGGGAACTGGTACGGGCCGTAGTTGTTCGAGCACCGCGTCACGCACACCGGCAACCCGTGCGTGCGGTAGTAGGCGCGGGCGAGCAGGTCCGACCCCGCCTTCGCCGCGGAGTACGGCGAGTTCGGCTCCAGCGCGTGCTCCTCCGGCCACGAACCGTCCTCGATCGAGCCGTAGACCTCGTCGGTCGAGACGTGCACGAGCTTGTCGACGCCGTGGTCCAGCGCGGCCTGCAGCAGCGTGTCGGTGCCGACGACGTTCGTGACCACGAAGTCCGACGCGCCGACGATCGAGCGGTCCACGTGCGTCTCGGCGGCGAAATGCACGATGACGTCGGTCGCGGACACCAGGTCGCGCACCAGAGCGGCGTCGCACACGTCGCCACGAACGAACCGGAACCGGGGGTGATCGGCGACCGGCGCGAGGTTCTGCTCGTTGCCCGCGTACGTGAGTTTGTCGAGGACCGTGACCGTCGCGTCGGCGAACGCCGGGTAGGCGCCGGTGAGGACCTGCCGCACGTAGTGGGAGCCGATGAAACCCGCTCCGCCGGTGACCAGAACTCGCATCGCACCTTCCTGAGTGGAACCGCCCGCGGGTCGACCGCGTGCACCGCCGGAGCACCGCCGGGACGTGATCGGTACCGTCACGTCCGGAGCCGACCATCTCAGGGTGATCGGTTCCGGGCGGGAGGACGGGTGTCAGTCTGTCACGTGCGCACGGCACGAATGTGAGGTCCCGAGCAACCGAGGGCCGCTGCCGCGCGTCACTCGAGTGAGTGATATCACCGAGTGCGACCGTCCGGGTCCCGCGCCGACGACGCCGCGGATAACCTTCCCCGACGGAAGGTGGATCATGCTCGCCGGATTCCGGCGAGTGGTGCAGTCAGTCCGAGAGAGGATTCGGCGTGGACGACCGGCCGCGCAGGCCCGGCACCCCGCAGGGGCGACCGGGCACCCCGCAGGGACGCCCCACCCGCGGCGTTCCACCACGCCCCGACGCCCAGCGTCGCCGGCCGCCGCAGGCCGACAGGCCCGCTCGCCACCCGGCTCCGGCACCGGCACCGCCGCCACCTTCCGACACGTGGGCGCCGCGGCGCCGGAACCGCCGCACCCCGATCGGACGGGTCGTCATCGCACTGCTGTCGGTGATGATCTTCGCAACCACCGGTTACGCGTGGGGCACCCTTCACGGCTTGAACGCCGGCCTGAGCACCAACGACGTCATCGGCAGCGGGCTCAACCAGTCGGACGGCGCCACCGACATCCTGCTCGTCGGCAACGACAGCCGCACCGACGCCCAGGGCAACCCGCTGCCGGAAGAGATCCTCAAGCAGCTGCGCACCACCGACGACGAGGGCGGCGACCTCACCGACACGATGATCCTCATGCGGATCCCGAACGGCGGCGGCCGGGCCAGCGCCGTCTCGTTCCCCCGCGACACGCTCGTCGAACTCGGCCAGGGCTTCGGCGAACAGAAGCTGAACTCGGCGATGGGGCGGGCAAAGCAGGCAGCGCGGACGAAACTGGAATCCGAGGGCGTCACCGACGAAAAGGAACTCGAGAAGAAGAGCACCGCCCAGGGACAGAAGTTCCTGGTGCAAACCATCGAGAAGCTCTCGGGTGTGGGCATCGACCACTACGCCGAGATCAACCTGCTCGGCTTCTACGAGATGACCAAGGCCGTCGGCGGCGTCGAGGTGTGCCTGAAGGAACCCGTGGACGACAGCGACTACTCCGGCGCCGTCTTCGACGCGGGCCCGCAGAAGGTGCAGGGTGCCGACGCGCTCGCGTTCGTGCGGCAACGCCACGGCCTGCCTCGTGGGGACCTCGACCGTGTCGTCCGCCAGCAGGTGTTCATGTCCGGCCTCGCCCGCCAGATGCTCTCCAGCGGAACCCTGGCGAATCCCTCGCGGCTCAGCGACCTCGTCACCTCGCTGCAGAAGTCGATCGTGCTCGACGACAATTGGGACGTGATGAAGTTCGCGCAGCAGATGCAGGGCATCGCCGCGGGCAACATCGAGTTCCACACCATTCCGGTCGAGCTCGACGGGTCGTCGGGCTCCGAGGATGTGACCGCGGACAAGCAGAAGGTGCAGACGTTCGTCGACGACCTGCTGCTGCCGCCGAAGGAGCGGGCCGCCAAGCAGCAGCAGAACGAGGCGAAGGAAGCGCAACGGGCCGAGACGACGGTCAACGTCTACAACGCTTCCGGTGTCAGCGGCCTCGCGGGCGAGGTCCGCAGCAAGCTCGGCGACCAGGGGTACCAGGAGGGTGACAGCGGCAACGCCGAGTCCATGTCGAAGTCGGTCGTGCAGCACGCTCCCGGCGAGGCCGAGGTCGCGCAGCAGATCGCCGACAGCCTCGGTGGCATCTCCGTGGAGGAGAGCTCGGAGCTGACCAGCGGGAGCGCCGCGATCTACCTCGGCGACGACTACAAGGGCCCGGGCGCGCAGAACTTCGCGGGCAGCGGCCCGATGCAGCTCGACGGTGCGCGCCAGGCCAAGCCGCAACCCGCGCAGGAGCCGTCCAGCGGAACCGAGGAGCAAACGATCACCGCCGACGGCGTGCCGTGCGTCTTCTGAGGCGCGAGGGCGTGAGTCTTTCTGGTGGCTCTGGCAACCAAAAAGGCTCACGCATGCTTGTCCTCGGCCGCACCGCCGTCGCCGTGGCCTCGCTGCTCGCGTTGGCGGGTACCGCCGCGGGGTGGACGATGCTGGACCGTTTCCAGGACTCGGTGACCAGCTCCGAGGTGTTGCGGGAGATCCCGGACGCGCCGTCGGCCGACGACGCGGCGACCGACATTCTGCTCGTCGGCAACGACAGTCGCACCGACGCGCAGGGCAACCCGCTGCCGCTGTCGGTACTCAAGGAACTGCGCACCGAGAGCACCAACGGTCTCAACACGGACACGTTGATCCTCGTACGAGTCCCGCACAACGGTTCCGCTCCGACTGCGGTGTCCGTCCCCCGCGACACGTTGGTGCAGGTCCCGGACTCGCGACCGGAGAAGGCCAACGCCGTGTACGGCCTCGCGAAGCGAACCGCGGCGGACGGGCTCCGTGCGGACGGAATAACCGATTCGTCCCGAGTGGAGCGCGAGTCGGCACTCGCCGGGCAGCGCACCCTGGTCCGCAGCGTCCAACAACTCACCGGGGTGCGGATCGACCACTACGCCGAGGTGAACCTGCTCGGGTTCTACGAGGTCACCGAGGCCATCGGCGGCGTGGACGTGTGTCTGAACCAGGCCACCAGCGACAAGGACTCCGGGGCCGACTTCGCCGCGGGCGAGCAGACCATCGCCGGTGGCGACGCGCTCTCGTTCGTGCGGCAGCGCCACGGCCTGCCTAGAGGCGACCTCGACCGGATCGTGCGCCAGCAGGTGTTCATGGCGGCTCTGGCGAACAAGGTCCTCTCCACCGGCACCTTGACCGACCCGGCGAAACTCGAGGGGTTGATGGCGGCCGCCCGGAAGTCGGTGGTTCTCGACCAGGAGTGGGACATCGTCGGGTTCGCCCAGCAGATGCAGGGGCTCGCTTCCGGCGGAGTCCACTTCGTCACGTTGCCGGTCGCCGACGTCGGCGCCAGAGACGACCGAGGGCAGAGCATCGTGACCGTGGATCCGAACGAGGCACGCCGGTTCGTAGACGGCCTTGCCTCCGGCCCGCCCGGCCAGCGCCCGGCGGGCATCGCTCCGGCCGGTGCGATGCGACTCGACGGCACCGCACACCGCCAGACCCCGACAGAGGACTCCCCGACCCCGCCCGAGCCGGGTACCGCTGCCACGGACACCCCGGTTGTTCCCGACCCACCGCCGCGCATCAGCTCCACCGGCATCCCCTGCGTCAACTGACGGGACCGTGGTGCCCGGCGAGCGCGGCGGCGGAGTGGATAGGGTCGGAGTATGAGTGTCACGCAGGCCGTGCTGGCGCCGTTGCTGGCGGAAGGCTCACCGAAGCCGCTGATCACGCACTACGACGACGCGACCGGTGCCCGCATCGAACTCTCCCGCGCGACCACGGCGAACTGGGCCGCGAAGACCGCGAACTGGCTCGTCGACGAGATCGACCTCGAACCGGGCGCCCCGGTGGCGGTTCTGCTGCCCGCACACTGGCAGACGGCGGGCGTTCTGCTCGGCGCATGGTGGTGCGGTGCCCATGTGGTCGCCGAGCCGGAAGGAGCCGAGGTCGCGTTCGTTCCCGCAACCGACCTGTCCTCGGCCGACGGTGCGCACGCGGCGGCGGCCGTCGGTCTCGACGCGATGGGCGCTCCGGTACACGGGTTGCCCTCCGGGATCGCGGATTACGTCTCCGACATCCGGATCCACGGGGACGAGTTCGCCCCGACGACGCCGATTCCGGGCTCCACGAAGGCCCTGCTGGGATCCGATGTGGACGAACTGCTCGGCCTGGCCAGGACCCGCGCGACGGAGCTCGGTTTCGACGGCTCGACGCGCGTTCTGTCCACCCTGGACTGGACACTGGAGTCCGGTGTGCTCGACGGCTTCCTCGCCGTGCTGCTCGCCCAGGGGTCGTTGGTGCAGTGCTCGAACGCCGACGCGGCCAAGCTCCCCGGCAGGCGGGAAACGGAGCGCACCACCACCGATCTCGGCGACCACGAGCGGTGACACACGCCCTACGACTCCCGGTTACCGGCGAGTAGTATCTGGGCCGTGTCCGAGCATCAGAGCCTGTTCCGCCCCGAGGGTGAGCGTTTCGTGTCCACCAGGGCCGCCGGGAGCCCGTGGGGCGAGCTGACCGGCGGCGGCCCCGTGGCGGGCCTGCTCAGCCGCGCCGTGGAGCAGCACCTCGGCGGCGCCGACTCACCCTTCCACGTCGCCCGCTTGACCTTCGACCTGATGCGCCCGGTGCCGCATGTTCCGTTGGAAGTCTCCAGCCGCACGATCCGCGACGGCAAACGTCTCCAGGTGATCGAGACCGCGCTGTTCTCCGAGGGCGTCGAAATGGCTCGGGTGACCGCACAAGCGTTGCGCCGCACCGATCTCGGCGAGCCCGTTCGCCGTACCCGGCCGGACTACCCGCTACCGGCGACGCTGGAGCCGGGACAGCTGCTGCCCGCGGCGGCGGGCTCGCTGCGGTGGGGCGTGCAGGACGTGACCGAGGTGCGCTGGGTCTCCGACCAGTTCGGCGGCAGCCCGAGCCGGGTGTGGTTGCGGATGCCCCTGCCGCTCGTGCCGGGCGAGCGGATGTCCCCGCTGGTCCACACCGCCGTGCTGGCCGACTGCGTCAACGGTGCCGCACCGTTGCGCAAACCGTACGGGCCGTTCATCAACAGCGACATCACACTGTCCCTGCACCGGGAACTCACCGGCGACTGGCTCGGCATGGAGGTTCAGCGCGACGTGCAGGCGACCGGGGTCGGTGTCGTCCACGCGGTGCTCTCCGACGTTCAGGGCGCGATCGGGCACGTCACCGAATCGGTGCTGGCCAACCAGCTCGGCTGATCAGAGGGCACTGTGGAACTCGGGGAGTGGTCCGGTACCGCCGCGCCCCGGCGGGTCAGTGAGAGAAGGCGTTTTGGAACTTGGGTGGGTGGTCCCGTACCGCCGCCCCAGTTCGCGCCTCGCGGCGTTGGAGTCCTCTTGATTACCACGCCGTACGCGGCGAGAACGCCTGCCTTGCGAGACACGAACTCCGAACGCCGGAGCTCCTCACCCTGTCGAGGCTGAGCACGTATGAGGCGTGCCCTACGGGCACAAAAGCGAGTTCCCAAATGCGCTTTGCGGCGTGCTCTACGGGCACAAACGCCAGTTCCCCGAATGCACCTCAGTCCTGAGCCCGCTCCTGCAGCGCGGCGTGCTTGTCCAGCACCAGGTTCTCGAGCTCGTCCTGGAACCGGGCCATCCGCTCGCGCAGCCGTGCGCCCCGCTCGCCGGAGTCCGTCGCGAGTGTGCGGACCGCCAGCAGGCCCGCGTTGCGCGCGCCCCCGACCGACACGGTCGAGACGGGAACGCCGCCCGGCATCTGGACGATGGACAACAACGAGTCCAGACCGTCGAAGTACTTCAACGGCACCGGAACGCCGATCACCGGCAGCACCGTGGCCGAGGCGACCATGCCCGGCAGGTGCGCGGCACCGCCCGCGCCCGCGACGAGCACGCGGAGCCCGCGGTCGGCGGCTTCACGGGCGTAGTCGAGCATCCGCTGCGGTGTGCGGTGCGCGGAGTACACCCCGACCTCGTACGGCACTTCGAACTCGTCGAGCGCCGTCGCGGCATCCTGCATCACCGGCCAGTCGGAGTCGCTGCCCATGATCAGGCCGACCAACGGCTGTTCCTGTGCCACCTCGTGCACCTCTCTCCTCAGTGCCTGTCTTCGCCCTTGTCCTGATGCCCGTCACGGCATGGTTTCGCGCGCTCAGCCCAAGCACGGCGATGAACTCCGGTGTTCCAGGTTGTCACTCGCAAAGCCTGGGTCGCCGCTGCGTACGTGCGGGGCTTCTCAGTGGACCGGGTGGCCGTCGGACCACACGCCGTGCGACAGGAAGTGCCCGGCCAGCGCT
Coding sequences within it:
- a CDS encoding LCP family protein, translated to MLVLGRTAVAVASLLALAGTAAGWTMLDRFQDSVTSSEVLREIPDAPSADDAATDILLVGNDSRTDAQGNPLPLSVLKELRTESTNGLNTDTLILVRVPHNGSAPTAVSVPRDTLVQVPDSRPEKANAVYGLAKRTAADGLRADGITDSSRVERESALAGQRTLVRSVQQLTGVRIDHYAEVNLLGFYEVTEAIGGVDVCLNQATSDKDSGADFAAGEQTIAGGDALSFVRQRHGLPRGDLDRIVRQQVFMAALANKVLSTGTLTDPAKLEGLMAAARKSVVLDQEWDIVGFAQQMQGLASGGVHFVTLPVADVGARDDRGQSIVTVDPNEARRFVDGLASGPPGQRPAGIAPAGAMRLDGTAHRQTPTEDSPTPPEPGTAATDTPVVPDPPPRISSTGIPCVN
- the rfbD gene encoding dTDP-4-dehydrorhamnose reductase — encoded protein: MTRLAVLVPGGRGQLGSELRRLLAGARHSLVHAPGSGELDISDPEAVVDAVESFAETARDTDLRPVVINAAAFTAVDAAEDDPARAAAVNATGPGTLAKECAARRLPLLHVSTDYVFGGDGTEPYEPDAETGPKTVYGRTKLDGERAVLDAGAHAWVVRTSWVYGATGSNFVKTMARLAVERETVSVVDDQVGSPTWAADLARGLLELAGRVSERRGPQRRVLHCTNSGQTSWFEFARAVFEELEHDPERVRPCTTAEFPLPAPRPAYSVLSGTAWREAGLSPLPAWRESLTTALADNPEAFVHSDAPA
- the purE gene encoding 5-(carboxyamino)imidazole ribonucleotide mutase — translated: MGSDSDWPVMQDAATALDEFEVPYEVGVYSAHRTPQRMLDYAREAADRGLRVLVAGAGGAAHLPGMVASATVLPVIGVPVPLKYFDGLDSLLSIVQMPGGVPVSTVSVGGARNAGLLAVRTLATDSGERGARLRERMARFQDELENLVLDKHAALQERAQD
- a CDS encoding glycosyltransferase family 4 protein, yielding MAGGGEPRVLLDGTPLVGARTGVGRYTACLIDELTSTVDVSLIGLTLRGWRELRRKRPETATVTGIPLVASALHSAWARVEFPPIELLARGQDLVHGTNFVLPPSCRGRGVVTVHDLDFLNHAEQLPRRGREFPTLVRRSVRRAAAVCTPTRAVAESVIERFDVPEQTVHVTPLGVDRAWFAASPPDSTLRERYRLPSEYLVFVGGDVPRKGLSTVYSALDRELPPLVHVGPATTSAPTNVVRTGHVPDEVLRRIVRGASALVLPSRDEGFGLTALEALACGIPLVCSDIPALREVTDGQAVMVPYGDADALRTGLRLALTTPPTTRSQRRAHAATYTWRACAESTLTAYHHALA
- a CDS encoding TIGR03089 family protein encodes the protein MSVTQAVLAPLLAEGSPKPLITHYDDATGARIELSRATTANWAAKTANWLVDEIDLEPGAPVAVLLPAHWQTAGVLLGAWWCGAHVVAEPEGAEVAFVPATDLSSADGAHAAAAVGLDAMGAPVHGLPSGIADYVSDIRIHGDEFAPTTPIPGSTKALLGSDVDELLGLARTRATELGFDGSTRVLSTLDWTLESGVLDGFLAVLLAQGSLVQCSNADAAKLPGRRETERTTTDLGDHER
- the rfbB gene encoding dTDP-glucose 4,6-dehydratase, coding for MRVLVTGGAGFIGSHYVRQVLTGAYPAFADATVTVLDKLTYAGNEQNLAPVADHPRFRFVRGDVCDAALVRDLVSATDVIVHFAAETHVDRSIVGASDFVVTNVVGTDTLLQAALDHGVDKLVHVSTDEVYGSIEDGSWPEEHALEPNSPYSAAKAGSDLLARAYYRTHGLPVCVTRCSNNYGPYQFPEKVLPLFVTNLLDGEPVPLYGDGLHVRDWLHVDDHCRGVQLVAESGRAGEVYNIGGGIELTNREFTERLLAEMGLGESWIRPVEDRKGHDRRYSVDWTKIRTELGYEPQVGFAEGLADVVRWYRENRDWWEPLKKATGGRR
- a CDS encoding glycosyltransferase, which produces MSDRSASGAHLPVVSVIVVNYRGADDTLTCLRALRDELDYPADKLDVVCVDNGSGDGSAERLRAVDGVRLVESETNLGFAGGCNLAAQHAEGAVLAFLNNDARPARDWVRTAVAVLRAEPTVGAVASKVLDWEGRHVDFVDSGLTWFGMGYKRHAGDVDDGSHDSARDVLFGTGSALFVRAELFTALGGFDDRFFMFYEDVDLGWRLNLRGWRVRYEPRSVAYHRHHASMATVSSAREYYLLERNALAALYKNVSEETLATALPAALALAVRRSTARGEIDPTQLDITRRPENPADDEAGVSVSREALAGVLAIDQFVELLPSLRESRAIEQQARVRTDTDLVPLMRKAMEPAYPLPRYLAAHEALVDVFDLDAVFGRSRKIAVVTGDPISERMAGPAIRSWHMADVLAAEHDVRLVSVNREGSGTAPESAFPVFTVTPKQLQKQVEWADVVVLQGHILEMTPQLKRLDSTKIVVCDVYDPMHLELLEQGRDTDDERRVRDLAGVTGVLNSQLERGDFVLCASERQRHFWLGHLASLGRLTPTVYDNDPTTRSLLSVVPFGLSSVPPRRTGPALRGHQPGIGADDKIVIWAGGVYNWFDPLTLLHAVHRLADRRSDLRLFFLGMKHPNPGVPEMGIADRTRQLSARLGLTDKHVFFNECWVPYGERQNYLLDADCGVTTHFEHVETTFAFRTRVLDYLWAGLPVVTTDGDSFADLVRGEGLGVVVPADDPDALANALDNVLYDDEFAAACRDRITDVRESFTWESVLEPLTRFCRDPRPAPDRLPNSAPLVKTPPWHSGEMLRHDMDLVRRYLTAGGPTEVARRATGRVRRIASEKLRGGRRR
- a CDS encoding LCP family protein, producing MDDRPRRPGTPQGRPGTPQGRPTRGVPPRPDAQRRRPPQADRPARHPAPAPAPPPPSDTWAPRRRNRRTPIGRVVIALLSVMIFATTGYAWGTLHGLNAGLSTNDVIGSGLNQSDGATDILLVGNDSRTDAQGNPLPEEILKQLRTTDDEGGDLTDTMILMRIPNGGGRASAVSFPRDTLVELGQGFGEQKLNSAMGRAKQAARTKLESEGVTDEKELEKKSTAQGQKFLVQTIEKLSGVGIDHYAEINLLGFYEMTKAVGGVEVCLKEPVDDSDYSGAVFDAGPQKVQGADALAFVRQRHGLPRGDLDRVVRQQVFMSGLARQMLSSGTLANPSRLSDLVTSLQKSIVLDDNWDVMKFAQQMQGIAAGNIEFHTIPVELDGSSGSEDVTADKQKVQTFVDDLLLPPKERAAKQQQNEAKEAQRAETTVNVYNASGVSGLAGEVRSKLGDQGYQEGDSGNAESMSKSVVQHAPGEAEVAQQIADSLGGISVEESSELTSGSAAIYLGDDYKGPGAQNFAGSGPMQLDGARQAKPQPAQEPSSGTEEQTITADGVPCVF
- a CDS encoding thioesterase family protein codes for the protein MSEHQSLFRPEGERFVSTRAAGSPWGELTGGGPVAGLLSRAVEQHLGGADSPFHVARLTFDLMRPVPHVPLEVSSRTIRDGKRLQVIETALFSEGVEMARVTAQALRRTDLGEPVRRTRPDYPLPATLEPGQLLPAAAGSLRWGVQDVTEVRWVSDQFGGSPSRVWLRMPLPLVPGERMSPLVHTAVLADCVNGAAPLRKPYGPFINSDITLSLHRELTGDWLGMEVQRDVQATGVGVVHAVLSDVQGAIGHVTESVLANQLG